One Acetobacterium sp. KB-1 DNA segment encodes these proteins:
- the ablB gene encoding putative beta-lysine N-acetyltransferase, which translates to MTDIIEPYGHSLIQHGKNSNRIYLMKCDAAEADSLITHMNQLAHDKNYSKIVAKIPESQDPVFKADGYKEEAAIPGFYRGQETCKLLSKYLCPKRENLTNDMEIKQILDDAIKKRAEAATQALPEEFKIRELGPSDIPALAQIYGTVFKSYPFPIFDADYLLETMSDHVTYFGVFHNNHLVAVSSSETDLDNLNSEMTDFAVLPAYRGHKLALHLLNEMEKYMINAGFRLLYTIARASSYGMNRTFARANYQYGGTLNNNTQISGSIESMNIWYKDIGAAK; encoded by the coding sequence ATGACTGACATCATTGAACCCTATGGTCATAGTCTGATTCAGCACGGAAAAAACAGCAATCGGATTTACTTAATGAAATGTGATGCTGCCGAGGCTGACTCGCTTATCACACACATGAACCAACTGGCACATGATAAAAATTACTCAAAAATAGTTGCCAAGATTCCAGAATCCCAAGATCCCGTTTTTAAAGCCGATGGTTACAAAGAAGAAGCCGCGATACCCGGCTTTTACCGGGGTCAGGAAACATGTAAATTATTGAGCAAGTACCTTTGTCCTAAAAGAGAAAACCTAACTAATGACATGGAAATCAAGCAAATTCTTGACGATGCAATAAAAAAGCGTGCCGAAGCTGCAACCCAAGCCCTGCCAGAAGAATTCAAAATTAGAGAATTAGGGCCATCAGATATACCCGCACTCGCACAAATTTATGGCACAGTTTTTAAAAGCTATCCCTTTCCTATTTTTGATGCAGACTATCTTCTCGAAACCATGTCTGATCACGTTACCTACTTTGGTGTATTTCACAATAATCATCTAGTCGCCGTCTCTTCCAGCGAAACTGATTTGGACAATTTAAATTCTGAGATGACCGATTTTGCAGTATTACCAGCGTATCGGGGTCATAAGCTGGCCCTCCATCTCCTTAATGAAATGGAAAAATATATGATTAACGCAGGATTTCGACTGCTCTATACCATTGCCAGAGCATCGTCTTATGGAATGAATAGAACCTTTGCCCGAGCAAATTATCAATATGGTGGCACCCTTAATAATAATACCCAGATTTCAGGATCAATCGAATCCATGAATATCTGGTATAAAGACATCGGCGCAGCTAAATAA
- a CDS encoding 2-hydroxyacid dehydrogenase: MTKVLILTSTKRVDKFSDLSGIPKDWELIFGEDLNTDQAVLQAAGDADFIFADAIREVSKNLIDSMPNLKLIHSEGVGYNKIDSAAAKEKKIYVCNNTAANSSAVAEQTILLMLGLQRRLLEGDQMVRDGRQIQAKGSFILDGIPELGSCHVGLVGMGSIAFETAKRLKSFGSRLSYFNRSRKSAAEHKLGLSYLPLEDLCKQCDIISLHLPVTLETTGLINSELLSLMKPSSLLINTARGELVVQEDLVAALSAGLIAGAGLDTLYPEPVMTDNPLLNLPESCRYKLLFSPHIGGTTKPAFEKMHKTVWTNILAVSKGECPINIVNGL; encoded by the coding sequence GTGACAAAGGTTCTGATTCTAACTTCGACGAAACGCGTGGACAAATTTTCAGATTTATCCGGTATCCCAAAAGACTGGGAATTAATTTTTGGCGAGGATCTAAATACTGATCAGGCAGTGCTACAAGCTGCTGGTGATGCTGATTTTATTTTTGCGGATGCCATTCGGGAAGTCAGCAAAAACCTGATTGATAGCATGCCCAATCTCAAACTTATCCATTCCGAAGGTGTGGGTTATAATAAAATTGATAGCGCTGCTGCTAAAGAAAAAAAAATTTACGTTTGTAACAATACCGCCGCCAACTCCAGTGCGGTAGCAGAGCAAACCATCCTGCTGATGCTAGGCCTCCAGCGACGACTCCTGGAAGGTGATCAGATGGTTCGCGATGGTCGGCAGATTCAGGCCAAAGGTTCATTTATTCTAGATGGTATTCCAGAGCTTGGCTCCTGTCATGTGGGGCTGGTTGGCATGGGTTCTATTGCCTTTGAAACCGCTAAGCGTTTGAAGTCATTTGGTTCGAGGCTCAGTTATTTTAACCGTTCTAGAAAAAGTGCGGCTGAGCACAAATTGGGGCTTAGCTATCTGCCTCTGGAAGACCTTTGCAAGCAGTGTGATATCATCAGCCTCCATTTACCGGTCACCCTGGAAACAACCGGCCTAATCAATTCTGAACTGCTGTCACTGATGAAACCGTCATCCCTACTTATTAATACTGCCCGCGGAGAGCTGGTTGTCCAGGAAGATCTGGTCGCCGCATTATCAGCCGGACTGATTGCCGGGGCTGGTCTGGACACGCTGTACCCGGAACCGGTTATGACCGATAATCCACTCCTTAATCTACCAGAAAGCTGTCGTTATAAACTGCTTTTCAGCCCCCACATTGGCGGTACCACCAAACCGGCTTTTGAAAAAATGCATAAAACGGTCTGGACAAACATTCTGGCGGTATCAAAAGGTGAATGCCCTATAAATATTGTTAACGGATTATAA
- a CDS encoding DUF3592 domain-containing protein — MIALILDILRYAGIVLIIFSIVRLIQLKKIELNGVDVEAVVVHIKENKVRNGRQVYDEYTPILEYTIAQKVYHKAALASQGDKRYDMGDIVQIRCKPDDPEELLILGDRRYYFNPVLIGVAGIMLEILFFLLMQYF, encoded by the coding sequence ATGATAGCGTTGATACTGGATATATTGAGATATGCAGGAATTGTACTTATCATTTTTTCAATTGTCAGATTGATACAATTAAAAAAGATAGAACTTAATGGAGTTGACGTTGAAGCGGTAGTGGTGCACATTAAAGAAAACAAGGTGCGGAATGGACGACAAGTTTACGATGAATACACTCCGATTCTGGAATACACGATTGCCCAAAAGGTCTATCATAAAGCCGCATTGGCTTCCCAAGGTGATAAACGCTACGATATGGGCGATATTGTTCAAATCCGCTGTAAACCGGATGACCCTGAAGAGTTATTAATTCTTGGAGATCGGCGGTATTATTTTAATCCAGTCTTAATTGGTGTCGCTGGGATAATGTTAGAAATCCTGTTTTTTTTATTGATGCAATATTTTTAA
- a CDS encoding FMN-binding protein translates to MFKIKTIVLPLIISILIIGIFSGACYLSDVNNYKKAVASITIANIDLSRIPDGVYDGSYDVGYISAKAEVIVANGVIKTINLIEHQNERGSSAEVITDTIVKEQTIDVDAVTGATNSSKVIKKAIENALLQK, encoded by the coding sequence ATGTTTAAAATAAAAACGATTGTTTTACCACTAATCATTTCGATTCTGATTATCGGAATCTTTTCTGGTGCCTGTTATCTTAGTGATGTAAACAACTATAAAAAAGCGGTTGCCAGCATTACAATTGCCAACATTGATCTATCGCGAATTCCAGATGGTGTTTATGATGGCTCATATGATGTCGGTTATATATCGGCAAAAGCTGAAGTTATTGTTGCTAATGGAGTAATTAAGACCATCAACCTGATTGAGCATCAGAACGAACGAGGTTCTTCCGCTGAGGTGATTACTGACACCATTGTTAAGGAACAAACGATAGATGTGGATGCTGTTACTGGAGCGACTAATTCAAGTAAAGTGATTAAAAAAGCGATTGAGAATGCTCTCCTTCAAAAATAA
- a CDS encoding TetR/AcrR family transcriptional regulator, which produces MGRRKKELADFHRDSIITIAETLFKKNGVDNTTMNDIAREAEYSKATLYVYFKNKEEIVNCIIFKSMKMLYDRIQTATQPGNDLFARYYVICNELTAYCDDYPLYFQTVLQEINVDVNNEDTPMVFREIFELGEQINELIGTFFVDGIKQGVFRSDIKIPETVFMFWASLSGIILMAWKKQQYIEQAMNTTKKDFLKYSFDTLLNSILKEKQNV; this is translated from the coding sequence ATGGGAAGACGAAAAAAAGAACTAGCTGATTTTCACAGAGACAGCATTATAACAATTGCGGAAACACTCTTTAAAAAAAATGGCGTTGACAATACGACAATGAATGACATCGCAAGGGAAGCCGAATATAGTAAGGCAACCTTATACGTGTATTTTAAAAACAAAGAAGAAATTGTCAATTGCATTATATTTAAAAGCATGAAAATGCTTTATGATCGCATTCAAACTGCAACCCAACCGGGGAATGACCTATTTGCAAGATATTATGTAATTTGCAATGAACTTACCGCCTATTGTGATGACTATCCTTTGTATTTTCAAACCGTACTTCAAGAAATTAATGTGGATGTTAATAATGAAGATACGCCAATGGTTTTTCGAGAAATATTTGAATTGGGCGAGCAAATCAATGAACTGATCGGTACATTTTTTGTGGATGGGATTAAGCAGGGTGTTTTTCGTTCAGATATTAAAATCCCGGAGACCGTGTTTATGTTCTGGGCTAGTCTATCGGGGATCATTCTGATGGCCTGGAAAAAACAGCAATACATTGAACAGGCGATGAATACAACAAAAAAAGATTTCTTGAAATACAGCTTTGATACCTTGCTGAATTCGATTCTGAAGGAGAAACAAAATGTTTAA
- a CDS encoding glycerophosphodiester phosphodiesterase, which yields MDKKESSIFSRTKEILTLIQFNFLHLLFFEAIYTVAGTMIIYPGGFFLFNKAITLLGFPYLSGSNFTQALTNPLFLLTFICFALLVAFFGLLEFTTLIILFNESHFRRKVQLIPLCIEGTKRALKIVKAKNLPFVIFILIIIPLTEFSLSSNFISEISIPEFIMSYIAASPLYSIGFTVLSLFLFLLSVIWIFSFHYFTLENSDFFPAIKKSSILIKGHFWKTIFFVILFNLLIVILLVIVVLVLEVIAFFILGQILEHPLALSIFIATFGFLVSGLFTIFQLLTTSINLAVVSQFYYTYSASTHLKVNSESLVKDKYKAKVKRKTIVTISIIMVFLFTTINSIVIFNTFSEAFNDQFLTGPQITAHRGGSNLAPENTLAALQKAIDQSADYAEIDVAQTKDGIIVVSHDNNLKRISGKDLNIWSSNYVDIEDLDIGSWFDPQFKNEHIPTLDEAIKLCKGKIRLNIELKPTGHEASLVESTVDIIDQNDFSNQCVLASLDYPTLEKVASINPDLKRAYITALAIGDIQKLPVDIYSIESSFITPEIVATIHREKKEVLAWTVESQELTEKMVKIGVDNIITDDVTQTRKTIEQMLEPRELIDRINDYIFADLLS from the coding sequence ATGGATAAAAAGGAATCTAGTATTTTTAGTCGAACCAAAGAAATACTCACGCTTATTCAGTTTAATTTTCTGCATCTGCTCTTTTTTGAAGCTATCTATACCGTTGCCGGCACTATGATCATTTATCCCGGTGGATTTTTTTTGTTTAATAAAGCCATAACACTGTTGGGTTTTCCATATTTAAGCGGTTCAAATTTTACTCAAGCCTTAACTAACCCCCTTTTTCTGCTAACTTTTATTTGCTTTGCTTTGCTCGTCGCTTTTTTTGGTCTGCTGGAATTCACCACATTAATCATTCTTTTTAATGAAAGTCATTTCCGACGAAAAGTTCAACTGATTCCATTATGTATAGAGGGAACTAAACGAGCACTCAAAATAGTCAAGGCTAAAAATTTACCATTCGTGATTTTTATTCTTATCATTATTCCTTTAACTGAGTTTTCATTATCTTCTAATTTCATTTCGGAAATATCAATTCCTGAATTTATTATGAGTTATATCGCCGCCAGTCCATTGTACTCAATCGGTTTTACGGTACTGTCGTTGTTTTTGTTTTTGCTCTCAGTCATCTGGATTTTTTCATTTCACTATTTCACTTTGGAAAACAGTGATTTCTTCCCGGCAATTAAAAAAAGCAGCATTCTAATAAAAGGACATTTTTGGAAAACTATTTTCTTTGTAATACTTTTTAATCTCCTGATTGTGATATTGCTCGTTATTGTTGTGCTTGTTCTTGAAGTCATCGCTTTCTTTATCTTAGGTCAGATCCTGGAACACCCGCTGGCTTTATCCATTTTTATTGCTACTTTCGGTTTTTTGGTGTCTGGGTTGTTTACCATCTTTCAATTGCTCACCACATCCATCAATTTGGCGGTAGTTTCCCAGTTTTACTATACATATTCAGCATCGACCCACTTAAAGGTTAATTCTGAATCGCTAGTCAAAGATAAATACAAAGCAAAAGTAAAACGAAAAACAATTGTGACAATCAGTATAATCATGGTTTTCTTATTTACAACAATAAATAGCATTGTAATTTTCAACACCTTTTCTGAAGCCTTCAACGACCAGTTTTTAACGGGTCCACAAATAACTGCTCACCGTGGAGGTTCTAATCTTGCCCCAGAAAACACGCTGGCCGCTTTACAAAAAGCTATTGATCAAAGCGCTGATTATGCTGAAATTGATGTGGCTCAAACTAAAGACGGAATAATTGTTGTCTCTCACGATAATAATCTTAAGCGCATATCTGGAAAGGATTTGAATATCTGGTCATCAAACTACGTGGATATCGAAGATCTGGACATCGGTAGTTGGTTTGATCCGCAGTTTAAAAATGAACATATCCCCACCCTAGATGAAGCGATTAAACTTTGCAAAGGAAAAATACGTTTAAACATTGAGCTTAAGCCTACCGGGCATGAAGCAAGTTTGGTGGAGTCGACTGTTGATATTATCGATCAAAATGATTTTTCTAACCAGTGTGTCCTTGCCTCCCTGGATTATCCAACCTTAGAAAAAGTCGCCTCCATAAATCCAGATTTGAAACGGGCTTATATTACCGCTTTGGCCATTGGGGACATTCAAAAACTGCCAGTCGATATTTACAGCATTGAGTCATCCTTCATCACCCCGGAGATCGTTGCTACCATCCATCGAGAGAAGAAAGAAGTTTTAGCCTGGACAGTAGAATCTCAGGAATTGACCGAAAAGATGGTTAAAATTGGTGTTGACAACATTATTACCGACGACGTGACCCAAACCAGGAAGACCATTGAACAAATGCTTGAACCACGAGAATTGATTGACCGCATCAATGATTATATTTTTGCAGATCTACTGTCATAA
- a CDS encoding ABC transporter permease yields the protein MLSIVKRIIGQMKNDQRSLGLLLFAPLLVLTLLFFILGDSNYLPKIAVYDMNEKFVTELENHAAVSEETEKPEAVDYLEINGIDALIWSDSEGTHIELLEKNSKSAAAIKAITDTNKALQPAQNELIMDYVYETSGDNQLDSLAYVFLGVISFFFVFILSEMSFVRERFGQTLERMLMTPISRIDVIGGYTLGYGLLAAIQSVVIILYAVYVLQLQVEGSVALCTLVMILMAFSAVSVGALVSIFANNELQLVQFIPVIIIPQIFFSGLIPIDTIPFGLGNLCYLTPIYYGCTALEMIMIQGKGFLAIWPWLVGSVIFIGVLFLVNVTALKKYRRL from the coding sequence GTGTTAAGCATTGTCAAACGGATCATTGGCCAAATGAAAAACGATCAGCGATCATTGGGGTTGCTTTTATTTGCACCGCTGCTGGTTTTAACGCTGTTATTTTTTATCCTCGGTGATTCCAATTATCTGCCGAAGATTGCTGTCTATGATATGAATGAAAAATTTGTCACTGAGCTTGAGAATCATGCCGCTGTCAGTGAAGAAACAGAAAAACCCGAGGCCGTAGATTATTTGGAGATTAATGGAATCGATGCGCTGATCTGGAGCGATAGCGAGGGAACGCACATTGAATTACTGGAGAAAAATTCCAAGTCCGCCGCTGCCATAAAAGCCATTACGGATACCAATAAAGCCTTACAACCCGCACAAAACGAGCTGATCATGGATTATGTTTATGAAACATCGGGGGATAATCAACTGGATTCGCTTGCCTATGTTTTTCTGGGTGTGATCTCATTTTTCTTTGTCTTTATTCTTTCCGAGATGTCATTTGTTCGGGAGCGTTTCGGACAGACCTTAGAACGGATGCTGATGACCCCGATCAGCCGGATCGATGTCATCGGGGGTTATACCCTGGGGTATGGTTTACTGGCAGCGATTCAAAGTGTGGTGATTATTTTGTACGCCGTTTATGTACTGCAACTTCAGGTGGAAGGATCGGTCGCCTTATGTACGTTGGTGATGATTTTGATGGCGTTTTCGGCGGTTTCCGTTGGCGCGCTGGTATCCATCTTTGCCAACAATGAATTACAATTGGTTCAGTTTATTCCGGTAATCATCATTCCACAGATCTTTTTTTCCGGACTGATCCCGATTGATACCATTCCCTTTGGGCTGGGAAACCTGTGTTATCTAACGCCAATTTATTATGGCTGCACAGCCCTGGAAATGATTATGATTCAGGGCAAGGGATTTTTAGCGATATGGCCCTGGTTAGTTGGATCGGTCATCTTTATTGGGGTGTTATTTTTAGTGAATGTGACCGCATTAAAGAAATACCGTCGGCTCTAA
- a CDS encoding ABC transporter ATP-binding protein has product MRIEILEVDKSFKKQRVLEQISLTIDSGRIFCLLGASGSGKTTLLRIMMGAIPTDGGMVTIGGIAVPNRQLLAQMGYMPQNEALYEELSAWENLKFFAGLHRQSRKTFEANAEELLQIVDMAACKNKLVRDCSGGMKKRISLAVALIHKPKLLVLDEPTVGVDPVLRRKIWLYLRQLRNEGTTILVTTHVMDEVTQCDDAALLRNGHIIARDTVKNLIAQTSDGNIEELFFIDNQSEAEVTSC; this is encoded by the coding sequence ATGAGAATTGAAATTTTAGAAGTTGATAAATCATTCAAAAAACAGCGTGTTTTAGAACAGATTAGTTTGACGATTGATTCGGGTCGGATCTTCTGTCTGCTGGGGGCATCCGGTTCAGGAAAAACAACCTTGCTGCGAATCATGATGGGTGCCATTCCAACGGATGGCGGAATGGTAACAATCGGCGGTATCGCCGTGCCAAACCGTCAGCTGCTTGCACAGATGGGTTATATGCCGCAGAATGAAGCCCTGTACGAAGAGTTGTCAGCCTGGGAGAATCTGAAGTTTTTTGCCGGTCTGCATCGGCAAAGTCGTAAAACATTTGAAGCAAATGCCGAAGAACTACTCCAGATTGTCGATATGGCAGCGTGTAAAAACAAGTTAGTCCGCGATTGTTCCGGTGGGATGAAAAAACGCATATCGTTGGCGGTAGCGTTAATTCACAAACCAAAGCTGCTGGTGCTGGATGAGCCAACAGTTGGGGTTGATCCGGTGCTGCGGCGCAAAATATGGCTATATCTCAGGCAGCTCCGAAATGAAGGAACAACCATTTTGGTTACCACCCATGTCATGGATGAGGTTACCCAATGTGATGATGCCGCCTTGCTTCGTAATGGTCATATCATTGCCAGGGATACGGTTAAAAATTTAATCGCCCAGACTTCAGACGGAAACATTGAAGAATTATTTTTTATCGACAATCAGTCAGAAGCGGAGGTCACATCGTGTTAA
- a CDS encoding TetR/AcrR family transcriptional regulator, with the protein MKTTLSTTAKVTRQNLIDSFWLLYCKKSIEKIAVKEICDVAGYNRSTFYVYFKDAYEILAEIEEQTITVEDFKNIVIKNLFYCNLSHDHRKEAILKLILEFFEKNKTYLPVLLGENGDPHFRQKVLKKLTSTVLSIYKKLSPQELMEVSYLMEYQSAAMLSMIAKWYANDKDLPTEQFLELLLAVTTNGVQSELSKYRG; encoded by the coding sequence ATGAAGACGACTTTATCAACCACCGCCAAAGTTACCCGCCAAAACTTAATTGATTCATTTTGGCTGTTATATTGCAAAAAAAGCATTGAGAAGATCGCCGTCAAGGAAATCTGTGACGTAGCCGGCTATAATCGCTCAACTTTTTATGTTTATTTTAAAGATGCCTATGAAATTCTGGCAGAAATTGAAGAACAGACCATTACAGTGGAGGATTTTAAGAACATTGTTATTAAGAACCTTTTTTATTGTAATCTTTCTCATGATCATCGCAAGGAAGCCATTTTAAAATTAATTCTTGAATTTTTCGAGAAAAACAAGACTTATCTCCCGGTTTTATTAGGTGAAAACGGTGATCCCCACTTCAGGCAAAAGGTCTTGAAAAAGCTCACCTCGACAGTGCTATCAATATATAAAAAACTGTCCCCTCAGGAACTGATGGAAGTAAGCTATTTAATGGAATACCAGAGTGCCGCGATGCTCAGCATGATTGCAAAGTGGTATGCCAATGACAAAGACCTGCCGACCGAACAATTCCTGGAGTTGCTGCTGGCCGTGACAACCAACGGCGTTCAAAGCGAGCTATCAAAATACCGAGGCTAA
- a CDS encoding thymidylate synthase encodes MMVTYIHETELHKGIEAAMKALNQADVVMGKNQDREDSLKEIHLLMDIDSVQDIRITMAMPTGLETLVDYVLEIVEGTKDFEKDMYGYTYHDLFSKNIDFVINKLKEDPGTRQATLHVANQEAAKLNHPPCLQLIHYTVKDGKLNTDVVFRSNDGVKAVAMNVFALIELSRTIAREVGIKELGSYTHHALSFHAYSRDWKALEGYCKSFEDRDCTIDYEDYREAYEDYADECRENAISLKNAQEKKNH; translated from the coding sequence ATGATGGTTACTTACATTCACGAAACCGAACTGCATAAGGGCATTGAGGCGGCGATGAAGGCTTTAAACCAGGCCGATGTTGTTATGGGGAAGAATCAGGATCGCGAAGACAGTTTAAAAGAAATTCACCTTCTGATGGATATCGACAGCGTACAGGATATAAGAATTACCATGGCCATGCCAACCGGGCTGGAAACCCTGGTCGACTACGTCCTGGAAATTGTTGAAGGCACCAAGGATTTTGAAAAAGATATGTATGGGTATACCTATCACGATCTGTTTTCCAAAAACATTGATTTTGTTATCAATAAATTAAAAGAAGATCCCGGTACCAGACAGGCAACCCTACATGTGGCCAATCAGGAGGCCGCCAAACTAAATCATCCACCCTGCCTGCAGCTTATTCATTACACTGTTAAAGACGGCAAATTAAATACCGACGTGGTATTTAGAAGCAATGATGGAGTTAAGGCAGTCGCCATGAATGTTTTCGCTCTTATCGAACTGTCAAGAACGATTGCCCGGGAAGTCGGGATTAAAGAACTGGGTTCCTATACCCATCATGCCCTGAGTTTTCACGCCTACAGCCGGGATTGGAAAGCGCTGGAAGGCTATTGCAAATCTTTTGAAGACCGCGATTGCACCATCGATTATGAAGATTATCGGGAAGCCTATGAAGATTATGCCGATGAATGCCGAGAAAATGCAATCAGCCTAAAAAATGCCCAGGAGAAAAAGAATCATTAA
- a CDS encoding MBL fold metallo-hydrolase translates to MEIIENVYQLDCASHGHVFFIRSDEGILIDTGMPGLAEQILAELKSLDVAIQSITKILLTHHDIDHIGNAKALQEATQAEVWAPQQDVPYIMGEKNRPGIKRIMQAVVHPQKPSISGVYQENQSFGAVRVIHAPGHTPGHSIFHYKNVLFIGDLFQESKGKLKQLPQFYIWNKEEANRSISIIKELQYDSICPSHGMPIKRGVVTEDFLKKF, encoded by the coding sequence ATGGAAATTATCGAAAATGTTTATCAGCTTGATTGTGCCAGCCATGGGCATGTGTTTTTTATTCGTTCGGATGAAGGGATACTCATTGATACGGGTATGCCGGGGTTGGCAGAGCAAATTCTGGCGGAACTGAAAAGTTTGGATGTAGCGATTCAAAGTATAACGAAAATACTGCTGACCCACCATGATATTGATCATATCGGCAATGCTAAAGCCTTGCAGGAAGCAACTCAAGCTGAGGTTTGGGCACCCCAGCAAGATGTGCCCTATATTATGGGCGAAAAAAATCGACCGGGAATCAAACGAATCATGCAAGCAGTTGTGCACCCTCAAAAACCCAGTATTTCTGGCGTCTATCAGGAGAATCAAAGTTTTGGAGCGGTTCGTGTGATTCACGCTCCGGGTCATACTCCAGGACACTCGATTTTTCATTATAAGAATGTATTATTTATTGGCGATTTATTTCAGGAGTCTAAGGGAAAATTAAAACAATTGCCCCAGTTTTATATCTGGAATAAAGAGGAAGCGAACCGATCAATTTCAATCATCAAAGAGCTCCAATACGATTCGATTTGCCCCTCCCATGGAATGCCAATAAAAAGAGGCGTCGTGACGGAAGACTTTCTAAAAAAATTCTAG
- a CDS encoding LPXTG cell wall anchor domain-containing protein codes for MKRISKFLSLLMVAAMLSMLIPVSAFAAGEAVSEKEPTNELGLVLVTTEAVDTETVVTEETAGSTEIAPRPAVATAPADNSMEVEVVSEQPVIANLEPEKIETQAATYLCLTQNGVIIDVLATNSGSDYSYDTAANELTLNNFVGEKLDVESTAVPFKLVLLGTNVITTDNGFAVKAEADMNASGTGTLIAKGQATPDLMGGGINVVGNLVIDSGTYDIAAVGYESSSSAVGILAGNNAEDITPGNLTINGGNIAVTAYNSDYAGAFGLFAFGDLIVNSGNIDVFTDSPTSYSRGIGAYDELVFNGGYTVVESIADHGDAGALFSYNKIIINNGILDLCTSGAVAKALVAEGSIDISPIYGDVDRDATCLYLEPLSAQTFKKQHASSANPKTGVDTSTSEAAVAGAVLIMLIGLAVAVGKREAQV; via the coding sequence ATGAAGCGAATATCAAAGTTTTTATCCCTGCTGATGGTTGCGGCGATGTTGTCAATGCTAATTCCGGTCTCAGCTTTTGCCGCTGGAGAAGCGGTAAGTGAAAAAGAACCAACCAACGAATTAGGTCTGGTTTTAGTAACAACTGAAGCAGTCGATACAGAGACTGTAGTAACAGAAGAAACAGCAGGCAGTACCGAAATTGCCCCGCGGCCAGCGGTCGCAACAGCTCCTGCCGACAATAGTATGGAAGTCGAGGTCGTTTCAGAGCAACCGGTAATAGCAAACCTTGAACCAGAAAAGATAGAAACCCAGGCGGCCACATATTTGTGCTTAACCCAGAATGGCGTGATCATTGATGTCCTGGCCACCAATAGCGGATCCGATTATTCATATGATACAGCTGCCAACGAACTGACATTAAATAATTTTGTAGGAGAAAAGCTGGATGTCGAATCGACAGCAGTTCCTTTTAAACTCGTCCTACTTGGTACCAATGTTATTACAACCGATAATGGTTTTGCCGTCAAAGCGGAAGCTGATATGAATGCTAGCGGGACAGGTACGCTGATTGCGAAGGGACAGGCGACCCCTGATTTAATGGGTGGTGGAATCAATGTTGTTGGAAACCTGGTGATTGACAGCGGAACCTATGATATTGCAGCCGTTGGATATGAAAGTTCCAGCTCCGCCGTTGGAATTTTGGCAGGTAATAATGCTGAGGATATCACACCGGGAAATCTCACCATCAACGGGGGAAACATTGCTGTGACCGCTTATAATAGTGATTATGCCGGTGCTTTTGGTTTGTTTGCTTTTGGCGATCTAATTGTCAATAGCGGAAATATTGATGTTTTTACCGATAGTCCAACCAGTTACAGCCGCGGTATCGGAGCTTATGATGAACTGGTATTCAACGGCGGCTATACGGTCGTCGAATCGATTGCTGATCATGGCGATGCCGGCGCTTTATTCTCCTATAATAAAATTATTATTAACAATGGCATTCTTGATTTATGCACATCGGGAGCCGTCGCTAAGGCTCTTGTGGCCGAAGGCAGCATTGATATCAGTCCGATTTATGGGGATGTCGACCGTGATGCGACCTGTTTGTATCTGGAACCGCTTTCGGCGCAAACATTCAAAAAACAGCATGCCAGTTCAGCCAATCCCAAAACTGGGGTAGACACTAGCACATCAGAAGCGGCTGTGGCGGGAGCAGTCCTGATCATGCTGATCGGACTTGCTGTTGCTGTCGGAAAACGAGAGGCACAGGTCTGA